The DNA segment CTTAAGCGGAAATGACGTAAAAATGATGACAATATTGCATGCAAAATGCCTGTTGGAACCAGCATCATAGCCATTTTCTTCATATTCTGGCAGGCGGAGGAAAGCAGACTTTGCTCTTGCACTTTAGACAAGCCTCGGAAGCGGGCATAGCGATGCCCATGCAATTCTTTCGCATCGGCAAAGCTGCGTTCAACGGTCTCTTTTCGCCGGACGTAAACCCGCTTTCCATACTCGCTGAGGCGGTGCTGATCGATCAAGTCTTTATGGTTCTGCCAAACATGCCGACTGATTGTCTTTTTGTGAGTTCTGCTCGTCGTACATTCTCCAAGTCGTCGACAGGATTGACACTGTTCTGGCGAAGAAGCGTACTGTCGATACCCTTCTCGGTTCGTTGTCACATAGTGAAGTTTTTGACCTTCTGGGCAGATATAACAATCGGTTTCAGGCTGGTATTGGTACAGTCGTTTGGGGAGCATTCCTTTGCGACGAGGTGGCCGACGATAGCCAATGACGCCATAAATATCTTTTTCTATCAGCGCCTTGCATATATGTGGTGTGAAATATCCGGCATCAAGTCCTACGTTTTTCACTGAAAAATCGAACCGATCAATCTGCCTTTCTAGCCTTTCCAGATACGGCACGCTATCGTGCAAGGCCGCCGAGGTCACATGGCTGTCGGTGATAATGTTGCAGCGGCTGTCTACCGTGCGATGATCCAGATAAAAGAAGCCTTTGGGCTTACCTTCTCGGACCATATAACCGCTTTCAGGGTCGGTCGTACTTTGCTTGATCTGCTTTTCTTCAGGCTCGACAGATCGTACTTTTAGCGGCTTTTTGCCATGCTCACGTCGATCTTCCTCCACGGCTTCATCGAGTTCGCCGAGGTAGGATTTTGTGCTTTTACTGACCTGCTTTTCCTTGTATTTATTCTTGTTCGCATTGGCCTTGAGATGAGTTGAGTCGGTGTAAAGCGTATGCCCACCAACAAGATTCTTGTGCATGGCCTGAACTACGATCCCATCAAAAATGTCTTGGGCAACGCTGGTTCCATTAAACCTGCGCCGCCTGTTCTGGCTGAGGGTCGAGGCATTGGGAATCTTGTCCTGCAAGCCAAATCCGAGGAACCATCGATAAGCCATGTTGACCTCGATCTCTCTCACGAGTTGTCGCTCGCTACGGATTCCGAACAGGTAGCCAATAAACAGCATTTTGAAGAGCACTACCGGGTCAATGGCTGGTCGTCCATTGTCTTCGCAGTACAGCTCCTTGGTGCGTTTGCGGATGAAGGAAAAGTCTATGACTTTGGCAATTTTTCGAAGAAGATGGTTTTGTGGGACCAGGTCATTGATCGAAACAAACTCCATCTTTACTTGTTGGTCTTTAGGCGTTTTCAGCATAAAAACAGTATAAGAAAACCCTCGCCAAAAGGCGAGGGTTTGTCAGCAGTCTGAAAAGCCTGCCATCAAAGATGGCAGGCTTTTGGGGTGGGATCAGTTAAATAACAAAGATACCTGCAAGCCCAAGGAAGCTCCAAAAGCCTATTGAATCTGTTATCGTAGTCAAAAATATT comes from the Pseudodesulfovibrio piezophilus C1TLV30 genome and includes:
- a CDS encoding IS1182 family transposase, with the translated sequence MLKTPKDQQVKMEFVSINDLVPQNHLLRKIAKVIDFSFIRKRTKELYCEDNGRPAIDPVVLFKMLFIGYLFGIRSERQLVREIEVNMAYRWFLGFGLQDKIPNASTLSQNRRRRFNGTSVAQDIFDGIVVQAMHKNLVGGHTLYTDSTHLKANANKNKYKEKQVSKSTKSYLGELDEAVEEDRREHGKKPLKVRSVEPEEKQIKQSTTDPESGYMVREGKPKGFFYLDHRTVDSRCNIITDSHVTSAALHDSVPYLERLERQIDRFDFSVKNVGLDAGYFTPHICKALIEKDIYGVIGYRRPPRRKGMLPKRLYQYQPETDCYICPEGQKLHYVTTNREGYRQYASSPEQCQSCRRLGECTTSRTHKKTISRHVWQNHKDLIDQHRLSEYGKRVYVRRKETVERSFADAKELHGHRYARFRGLSKVQEQSLLSSACQNMKKMAMMLVPTGILHAILSSFLRHFRLRALSGGSFTTTTQQNNLLAT